The following proteins come from a genomic window of Methanocella conradii HZ254:
- a CDS encoding energy-coupling factor transporter transmembrane component T family protein — MRIRYEQGSSLLHRLNPLTKLIALIAYSVSIFLVNSLEAEASIFIVMLLLMVSLKSRALLSLVTSKYFVLFAALIVAVQAVFTKGGEAILSVPLIFFSIEVTTGGVYSGLIIALRFLTVIMGSALFIFTTDPNELAYALMRAGLPYRFGFMLVTAIRFMPVFEEEASTVRDAQAARGLEVDRAGLNGLFKTARYTLMPLIVSALSKVDALVISMEGRAFGRMRHRTFTRAARFSLADTLISLASIFALGALVLCHLVL, encoded by the coding sequence TTCACAGGCTCAACCCGCTTACCAAGCTTATCGCGCTCATCGCCTACAGCGTTTCCATCTTTCTTGTAAATAGCCTGGAGGCCGAAGCATCAATTTTCATCGTAATGCTCCTTTTAATGGTATCGCTTAAATCGAGGGCGCTTTTATCCCTCGTGACGTCTAAGTATTTCGTGCTTTTCGCCGCCCTTATCGTCGCCGTCCAGGCCGTGTTCACGAAGGGCGGCGAGGCCATCTTAAGCGTCCCTCTAATCTTTTTCAGCATTGAAGTCACGACGGGAGGCGTATATAGCGGGCTCATCATAGCTTTACGCTTTCTCACAGTTATCATGGGAAGCGCGCTCTTCATCTTTACCACAGACCCTAATGAGCTTGCATACGCCCTTATGAGGGCGGGCCTGCCTTACCGCTTCGGGTTCATGCTCGTGACAGCCATAAGGTTTATGCCGGTGTTCGAGGAGGAGGCGAGCACGGTGAGGGATGCCCAGGCGGCGAGGGGGCTTGAAGTTGACAGGGCAGGGCTAAATGGTCTTTTTAAGACGGCGAGGTATACTCTCATGCCGCTCATCGTCTCGGCCCTTTCCAAGGTGGACGCCCTGGTCATATCGATGGAGGGCAGGGCCTTCGGCCGTATGCGCCACAGGACGTTCACGAGGGCGGCGCGCTTTAGCCTGGCGGACACACTCATCTCGCTCGCAAGCATTTTCGCGCTGGGGGCTCTGGTCCTTTGCCACCTCGTGCTGTAA